The proteins below come from a single Patescibacteria group bacterium genomic window:
- a CDS encoding DUF47 family protein, whose protein sequence is MSIELIVVIFAVLLALLFDFTNGFHDAANQVATAIKTDAIKPLRALLIAATFDFIGAFFLGSKVAETLGKGIVDPDLMTKGVSSVLVLIAALLGAILWNLWTWRTGTPSSSSHALIGGLLGAFVVGWGFAPVNWIKVLGIFAILIASPLIGFVVSSTLTRFGIFVSSIISFPTRTNNFFRKAQYATLITQALSHGTNDAQKTMGVIVFVLTIAGMHAPAAGGAYIPAWVTLACSTAIAIGALCGGWRIIRTLGWEIYDIKPIHSFTSQFSSASIIYLSSVFGYPISTTQVISSSVMGAGAAENPRRVHWEVTKNMAFAWLVTIPASAAVSATFLLLFRGQWPYVIGIIISAITAHMIWKKLSVARFFPRQIDFLKLLAEQAGVVLEGLKTAQKYCEQPSLEAAKIVDLEENRADDVHRDIIEKVRSTFITGKYDRHNIDNLSQRIDDIMDESKKAVFRMEKFEVPPDHYIVDMLGKLSEAVAFIKEAIETIGTDRKRCDECLKAARKRENAIQHIYEAWYGKTESEIKVDIGRLTADQVGNVLHAMVRNRDEEKVQYEFIKAAEAVVMASAELETMLAKIS, encoded by the coding sequence ATGAGCATTGAGCTTATCGTCGTCATTTTTGCGGTCCTGCTGGCGCTGCTGTTCGATTTCACGAACGGTTTTCACGATGCCGCCAACCAGGTCGCGACGGCCATCAAGACCGACGCCATCAAGCCTCTCCGCGCCCTGCTCATCGCGGCGACGTTCGATTTCATCGGCGCCTTCTTTCTCGGCAGCAAGGTCGCGGAAACCCTCGGCAAAGGGATCGTCGATCCGGACCTGATGACCAAAGGCGTGTCGAGCGTGCTCGTCCTCATCGCCGCCCTCCTCGGGGCGATACTCTGGAACCTGTGGACCTGGCGGACAGGAACGCCCTCGTCGTCGTCGCACGCGCTCATCGGCGGCCTCTTGGGCGCGTTCGTGGTCGGCTGGGGCTTCGCTCCGGTGAATTGGATCAAAGTCCTGGGCATCTTCGCCATCCTGATCGCTTCGCCTCTGATCGGTTTCGTCGTCTCCTCGACGCTGACCCGCTTCGGCATTTTCGTGAGTTCGATCATCTCTTTCCCCACGCGGACGAATAATTTCTTCAGGAAAGCGCAGTACGCGACGCTCATCACCCAGGCATTGTCGCACGGGACCAACGACGCGCAGAAGACCATGGGCGTGATCGTCTTCGTCCTGACTATCGCGGGCATGCACGCGCCGGCCGCGGGCGGGGCGTATATTCCGGCGTGGGTCACGCTCGCTTGTTCGACCGCCATCGCCATCGGCGCCCTGTGCGGCGGCTGGCGGATCATCCGCACGCTGGGCTGGGAGATCTACGACATCAAGCCGATCCATTCTTTCACTTCGCAGTTCTCCTCGGCCTCCATCATCTATCTCTCCTCGGTCTTCGGGTATCCGATCTCGACCACGCAGGTCATCTCGTCCTCCGTCATGGGCGCCGGCGCGGCGGAGAATCCCCGGCGCGTCCATTGGGAGGTCACGAAGAACATGGCCTTCGCCTGGCTCGTCACGATACCGGCTTCGGCCGCCGTCTCCGCGACTTTTCTCCTTCTTTTCCGGGGCCAGTGGCCCTATGTCATCGGAATAATAATCAGTGCGATCACAGCACATATGATCTGGAAAAAACTATCCGTGGCGCGATTCTTTCCGAGGCAGATCGATTTCTTGAAACTGCTCGCGGAGCAGGCCGGCGTCGTGCTCGAAGGCCTGAAGACCGCGCAAAAATATTGCGAGCAGCCGAGTCTGGAAGCGGCGAAGATCGTCGACCTGGAGGAGAATCGGGCCGACGACGTGCATCGCGATATCATCGAGAAGGTTCGGAGCACGTTCATCACGGGTAAATACGACCGGCACAACATCGACAATCTTTCCCAGCGGATCGACGACATCATGGATGAGTCCAAGAAAGCGGTCTTCCGGATGGAGAAATTCGAGGTCCCGCCGGACCACTACATCGTCGACATGCTCGGTAAGCTGTCGGAAGCAGTGGCTTTCATCAAAGAAGCGATCGAGACCATCGGGACCGATCGCAAGCGTTGCGATGAATGCCTCAAGGCCGCTCGGAAGCGCGAGAACGCGATCCAGCACATCTACGAGGCGTGGTATGGCAAGACCGAGAGCGAGATCAAGGTGGACATTGGGCGGCTCACCGCGGATCAGGTCGGCAACGTGCTGCACGCCATGGTCAGGAATCGCGACGAGGAAAAGGTGCAGTATGAGTTCATCAAGGCCGCCGAGGCTGTGGTGATGGCGTCGGCGGAACTCGAGACCATGCTCGCGAAGATTTCCTAG
- a CDS encoding DUF3160 domain-containing protein: MDQSKDQAAAPAVKSAGIWKNQPSWLKFLVGSLLYSGTIILTFWYFSSPFKPAAVPTPSVNAPDQAVDDLRPIPGIAAAGAFALYEPVVANVKPAGKPYAVSADLGNIPNAGDFYLSDAAKDLLVRNAFVVTPGWTKEFFQLYEKNRYDKLPSFVTVDAVVHNYHLMFDNLLQQLETGKLSAEARALTTRLLRASREQLTGLKGTAWENAAKRNVAFFAVAAKLLNGAAETPAEVRPEVAAELDLIAAHAGIKESPMMNMGAERSSGPPPKLGDAYLEDYSQYVPRGHYEKSELLKSYFRAMMWYGRMNFRFKTADEVRSAALMAAALRADGAALAHWDAIYEPTAFFVGKSDDIGYHEFVKALASAYGADADASALAADEAGFGKLQTALAALEPPQLNSMPIFDETISPDREKEIRGFRLMGQRFTIDASIFQRLIYREVKENPQGARRMLPKGLDIPAALGSEEAYALLRSAGATDFKDYPENMSKLRTYISGLGDEVWTQNLYWGWLYSLRPLVAAKGAGWPSFMTNAAWARKDLESVLGSWTELKHDTILYAKQVYAELGGAGLDERLRDDRGYVQPEPEVYARLLALTAMTKRGLEARGLLDAPSAANLDLMSELLRKLLVISEKELAVLPLSAEDYEFIRSFGGQLEHLWYEINAAEIAAAQASSSSYLDNNPAALVADVATDPNGQVLEEGTGHISNIFVVFPLDGELKLAKGGVYSYYEFPWPMNDRLTDAKWREMLDTGKTPERPDWVKAFTTAN; encoded by the coding sequence ATGGACCAGTCGAAAGATCAGGCCGCCGCTCCGGCGGTCAAGAGCGCCGGAATCTGGAAAAATCAGCCGTCCTGGCTGAAGTTCCTGGTCGGCTCTCTGCTTTATAGCGGAACCATCATCCTGACCTTCTGGTATTTCAGTTCGCCGTTTAAGCCAGCTGCGGTTCCGACGCCGTCCGTGAACGCGCCGGATCAGGCGGTTGACGACTTGCGTCCGATCCCTGGCATCGCGGCCGCTGGAGCATTCGCGCTCTATGAACCGGTGGTTGCGAACGTGAAACCGGCCGGCAAACCCTATGCCGTCAGCGCGGACCTGGGGAATATTCCGAACGCCGGCGATTTTTATCTCTCCGACGCGGCCAAAGATTTGCTCGTCCGGAACGCATTCGTCGTGACGCCGGGCTGGACCAAGGAATTTTTCCAGCTCTACGAGAAGAACCGCTATGATAAACTGCCGAGTTTCGTGACTGTCGATGCCGTGGTCCATAATTATCACCTGATGTTCGACAACCTGCTGCAGCAGCTCGAGACCGGCAAACTGTCGGCCGAAGCCCGGGCGCTGACAACGCGGCTGTTGCGTGCCTCGCGGGAACAGTTGACTGGACTCAAAGGCACGGCCTGGGAGAATGCCGCGAAACGCAACGTCGCTTTTTTCGCCGTGGCGGCGAAGCTGCTCAATGGCGCCGCGGAAACTCCGGCCGAGGTCCGGCCCGAGGTCGCGGCCGAACTCGATCTCATCGCCGCTCACGCCGGCATCAAGGAATCGCCGATGATGAACATGGGAGCGGAGCGGAGTTCGGGTCCGCCGCCGAAGCTCGGCGACGCCTACCTCGAGGATTATTCGCAGTACGTGCCGCGCGGGCATTATGAAAAATCCGAACTGCTGAAGTCGTACTTCAGAGCCATGATGTGGTACGGCCGGATGAACTTCCGGTTCAAGACCGCCGACGAGGTCCGCTCGGCCGCGCTCATGGCCGCGGCTTTGCGCGCCGACGGCGCGGCGCTCGCGCACTGGGACGCGATCTACGAACCGACCGCGTTCTTCGTCGGGAAGAGCGATGACATCGGTTATCACGAATTCGTCAAAGCGCTCGCGTCGGCCTACGGCGCGGACGCCGACGCCTCCGCCTTGGCCGCTGACGAGGCTGGTTTCGGCAAGTTGCAGACCGCTCTCGCGGCGCTCGAACCGCCGCAGCTCAACTCGATGCCGATCTTCGACGAGACCATCAGCCCCGACCGCGAGAAGGAGATCAGGGGTTTCCGGCTGATGGGACAGCGGTTCACCATCGACGCTTCCATCTTCCAGCGCCTGATTTATCGCGAGGTCAAAGAGAACCCGCAGGGCGCAAGGCGGATGCTGCCGAAAGGCCTCGATATCCCGGCCGCGCTCGGCTCGGAGGAGGCTTACGCGCTGCTCCGGAGCGCCGGCGCGACTGATTTCAAGGACTACCCCGAGAACATGAGCAAGCTGCGGACCTACATCAGCGGTCTCGGCGACGAGGTCTGGACGCAGAATCTGTACTGGGGCTGGCTGTATTCGCTGCGGCCGCTCGTTGCGGCGAAGGGCGCCGGCTGGCCGAGTTTCATGACGAATGCCGCTTGGGCCAGGAAGGATCTCGAGTCCGTGCTCGGCAGCTGGACCGAACTCAAGCACGACACCATCCTGTACGCCAAACAGGTCTACGCGGAGCTGGGCGGGGCGGGTTTGGACGAACGTCTGCGCGATGATCGCGGGTACGTGCAGCCGGAGCCGGAGGTCTACGCGCGGCTCCTGGCGCTCACGGCCATGACCAAGCGCGGGCTCGAAGCGCGCGGGCTTCTGGATGCGCCGTCAGCCGCCAATCTTGATCTGATGTCCGAGCTGCTGCGGAAGCTCTTGGTCATTTCCGAAAAGGAATTGGCCGTCCTGCCGCTCAGCGCCGAGGACTACGAATTCATCCGTTCGTTCGGCGGCCAGCTGGAGCATCTGTGGTATGAGATCAACGCCGCGGAGATCGCGGCGGCGCAGGCGAGCAGTTCGTCCTATCTCGACAATAATCCGGCCGCGCTCGTGGCCGACGTGGCGACCGATCCCAACGGTCAGGTGCTTGAGGAGGGGACCGGCCACATCTCGAACATCTTCGTCGTCTTCCCGCTCGACGGCGAACTGAAACTGGCGAAGGGCGGCGTCTACTCTTACTATGAATTCCCCTGGCCGATGAACGACCGGCTGACCGATGCCAAGTGGCGCGAGATGCTGGACACCGGAAAGACGCCGGAACGTCCGGACTGGGTCAAGGCTTTCACCACCGCCAATTAA
- a CDS encoding DUF4153 domain-containing protein, whose product MEDHTHEPESRLSHVSLIKILGSLAVSAFWVCSVWGFWEHGPDALGLSAAVYLFLLVSLFLWLLRERGASLKENLYWIVPVGLMCLSFCLYDNPFLKVITMLVLPALAIGFYILETIPGGRRLTWDARLISRIVLRALSAVAFIPQAFHDFGRLLSQGAGMRKSTTKRVLVGLALFFVIALTIVLPLLSSADAAFAARTDRLLDWFRSLFDTTIAARVLFGLFLATVTLTGLLAWGRSLHFEETRIEDLKAIDPIVTGIVLGGTLLLYLLFLGVQLEKLWVGSLPFDFAETVYLVKSGFWQLFFLSVINIAIFFLTYRRTIPAVQHILTAFTAASLLLLASAGHRMVLYVTYYGFSYEKVFAAYVVIFCAVLFVWLITRMFAVRRANILKFLVVLFMWMFAVATVLPVEQFILRANVALARLPDSRIRLYELTMLSPDVLGTVRQFRAAGKLEEVNAAYVSGPESVSAEIREQLDHPDWQPWIDRQQERVASKVWYELTLSDLLNR is encoded by the coding sequence ATGGAGGATCACACTCACGAACCGGAATCCCGCTTGTCGCACGTCTCGCTCATCAAGATACTCGGCAGCCTCGCGGTCTCGGCCTTTTGGGTCTGTTCCGTTTGGGGCTTCTGGGAACACGGGCCGGACGCGCTCGGCCTCAGCGCGGCCGTCTACTTGTTCCTGCTAGTCAGCCTGTTCCTGTGGCTCCTGCGCGAGCGTGGCGCGTCGCTCAAAGAGAACCTCTACTGGATCGTCCCGGTCGGGCTCATGTGCCTGAGCTTTTGCCTGTATGACAATCCGTTCCTGAAAGTGATCACGATGCTCGTCCTGCCAGCGCTCGCTATCGGCTTCTATATATTAGAGACGATTCCCGGCGGCCGCCGGCTGACCTGGGATGCGCGGCTGATCTCGCGGATCGTGCTGCGCGCCCTGTCCGCGGTGGCGTTCATCCCGCAGGCGTTCCATGACTTCGGGCGGCTCCTCAGCCAGGGTGCCGGGATGCGGAAAAGCACCACCAAACGCGTCCTCGTCGGCCTCGCGCTGTTTTTCGTGATCGCGCTCACGATCGTCCTTCCACTGCTCTCCTCGGCCGACGCGGCGTTCGCCGCGCGGACAGACCGCCTGCTCGACTGGTTCCGCTCGCTCTTCGACACCACGATCGCGGCCCGCGTCCTCTTCGGCCTGTTCCTCGCGACCGTGACGCTTACCGGACTCCTGGCGTGGGGCCGCAGCCTGCACTTTGAAGAGACACGCATCGAGGACCTCAAGGCCATCGACCCTATCGTCACCGGTATCGTGCTCGGCGGCACGCTCCTCCTATACCTGCTGTTCCTCGGGGTGCAGCTCGAGAAGCTTTGGGTCGGAAGCCTGCCCTTCGATTTCGCGGAAACCGTCTATCTCGTGAAGAGCGGGTTCTGGCAGCTGTTCTTCCTGTCGGTCATCAACATCGCGATCTTCTTCCTGACGTATCGCCGGACGATTCCGGCCGTGCAGCACATCCTGACCGCGTTCACCGCCGCCTCGTTGCTGCTGCTCGCGTCGGCCGGCCACCGCATGGTCCTCTACGTGACGTATTACGGATTCAGCTACGAAAAAGTCTTCGCGGCCTACGTCGTGATCTTCTGCGCGGTGCTGTTCGTCTGGCTCATCACGCGGATGTTCGCGGTCCGGCGTGCCAACATCCTCAAGTTCCTGGTGGTGCTATTCATGTGGATGTTCGCGGTCGCGACCGTCCTGCCGGTGGAGCAGTTCATCCTGCGCGCGAACGTGGCGCTCGCACGTCTGCCGGATTCGCGCATCCGCCTCTACGAACTCACCATGCTCTCGCCGGACGTGCTCGGCACGGTGCGGCAGTTCCGCGCCGCGGGGAAACTCGAGGAGGTCAACGCGGCCTACGTCAGCGGCCCGGAGAGCGTCTCAGCGGAGATCCGCGAACAGCTCGACCACCCGGACTGGCAGCCCTGGATCGACCGGCAGCAGGAGCGTGTCGCCAGCAAGGTCTGGTACGAACTGACCCTGTCTGATCTATTGAACCGCTAG
- a CDS encoding AAA family ATPase: MSSATRTKLAVPAEKLRLTCAPVATDAAADQSKTVVQKDALASIELGLKMSDSDYSKSHYNVIVVGSPNTGRRAKTLDFLRQYMAGIDAAPPDLVCLYDFATPRRPAIISVPNGKGREFKKRLQALGKYATKIMPQRVQEVGQQHLTALSEALTQLWEEADKKVQACHHLIIIHEKKRHLTLMSLAHPGEPLSEEEFNALDEDIRAQLTNGENSLKAETIFELTSLQSRELVDLRLAAKSKAEHDVIQEILDKQVAILNGIVGENAVFSRYLDELSKMIFQHALKEPEDKPQQSSIMKLMNRDSQDDGSKSLELLTQVSLLADNSENAHPPVVHVAVPQYSELFGRINAQMVGQDSVRVNHTMIDGGAFLKANGGCLVLDLDDLLRWGGGIAFYKLLKVIRTRALAIESKGKFMDSETLVDFRTQETPVNVRVVAICSHYLAHALRHHEPEFDNLFRIVAEFDDELNVADAPAAYAAFVELCREDGQLPEFAPTAVAKLVEYGCRRAASQLKASTEFGIIKDVITEAAHWAREAGVSAVEAEHVQHAIAERYDRQALYVRRYQDHMDRGVMLLQLEGSQVGQINGLVYGAINSEIAFGGPKRITARAYAGKEKIVLVQREADLSGPSTNTATATIRGYISGQYGRKKPLGLAVQISFEQCYGGVDGDSATLAETIALISAITELPIDQRLAITGSMNQWGEAQPIGGANEKIEGHFGVLKRRGLLKAGHGVVLPKQNLDDLMLKEELVEAQRQGLYQVYAVSTLDEALEIFLGRPAAEIHKLVEEKLAGLNGEDKGPLTFFRKLFRRNQKPGVPSNS; encoded by the coding sequence ATGTCATCTGCAACCCGTACCAAACTGGCTGTACCGGCGGAAAAGCTCCGTCTGACCTGCGCTCCTGTGGCCACTGACGCCGCTGCCGATCAGAGCAAGACCGTCGTCCAGAAGGACGCCCTCGCCTCGATCGAGCTCGGCCTCAAGATGTCCGACAGCGACTACTCGAAGAGCCACTACAACGTCATCGTGGTCGGCTCGCCGAACACCGGCCGCCGCGCCAAGACGCTGGATTTCCTCCGGCAGTACATGGCCGGCATCGACGCCGCGCCGCCGGATCTCGTCTGCTTGTACGATTTCGCCACGCCGCGCCGCCCGGCCATCATTTCCGTGCCGAACGGCAAAGGCCGCGAATTCAAGAAGCGCCTCCAGGCGCTCGGTAAGTACGCGACCAAGATCATGCCGCAGCGCGTGCAGGAGGTCGGTCAACAACACCTCACGGCACTCTCGGAAGCGCTCACCCAGCTCTGGGAAGAGGCCGACAAGAAGGTCCAGGCCTGCCACCACCTGATCATCATCCACGAAAAGAAGCGCCACCTCACGCTCATGTCGCTCGCCCATCCCGGCGAACCCCTCAGCGAGGAAGAGTTCAACGCACTCGATGAAGACATCAGGGCGCAGCTGACCAACGGCGAGAACTCCCTGAAGGCGGAAACGATCTTCGAACTGACCAGCCTGCAATCCAGGGAACTCGTCGATCTCCGCCTCGCGGCCAAAAGCAAGGCCGAGCACGACGTCATCCAGGAGATCCTGGACAAACAAGTCGCCATCCTGAACGGCATCGTCGGCGAGAACGCGGTCTTCAGCCGCTATCTCGATGAGCTCAGCAAAATGATCTTCCAGCATGCCCTCAAGGAACCGGAAGACAAGCCGCAGCAGAGCTCGATCATGAAGCTCATGAACCGCGACAGCCAGGATGACGGATCGAAATCTCTCGAGCTGCTCACGCAAGTGAGCCTGCTCGCCGACAACTCCGAGAACGCGCACCCGCCCGTCGTCCACGTGGCGGTGCCGCAATACTCGGAATTGTTCGGCCGGATCAACGCGCAGATGGTCGGCCAGGACTCGGTCCGGGTCAACCACACGATGATCGACGGCGGCGCATTCCTGAAAGCGAACGGCGGCTGCCTGGTGCTGGATCTCGATGATCTCTTGCGCTGGGGCGGCGGCATCGCTTTCTACAAGCTGCTCAAGGTCATCCGGACGCGAGCGCTCGCGATCGAGAGCAAAGGCAAGTTCATGGACTCCGAGACGCTCGTCGACTTCCGCACTCAGGAGACGCCGGTCAACGTCCGGGTCGTGGCTATCTGCAGCCACTACCTGGCCCACGCCCTGCGCCACCACGAGCCGGAATTCGACAACCTGTTCCGCATCGTCGCCGAATTCGACGACGAGCTGAACGTGGCTGACGCCCCGGCGGCCTACGCCGCTTTCGTCGAACTGTGCCGCGAAGACGGCCAACTGCCGGAGTTCGCTCCGACGGCCGTGGCCAAACTCGTGGAGTACGGCTGCCGCCGCGCGGCGAGCCAGCTCAAGGCCTCGACCGAATTCGGCATCATCAAAGACGTCATCACCGAAGCGGCCCATTGGGCCCGCGAGGCCGGTGTCTCCGCGGTCGAAGCCGAGCATGTCCAGCATGCCATCGCTGAGCGGTACGACCGTCAGGCGCTCTACGTTCGCCGCTACCAGGACCATATGGATCGCGGCGTGATGCTCCTGCAGCTCGAAGGCTCCCAGGTCGGCCAGATCAACGGTCTGGTCTACGGCGCCATCAACTCCGAAATCGCCTTCGGCGGCCCCAAGCGGATCACCGCCCGGGCCTACGCCGGCAAGGAGAAGATCGTGCTCGTCCAGCGGGAAGCTGACCTCAGCGGACCGTCGACAAACACCGCCACGGCCACGATCCGCGGCTACATCTCCGGCCAGTACGGCCGCAAGAAGCCGCTCGGACTCGCGGTCCAGATCAGCTTCGAGCAGTGCTATGGCGGCGTGGATGGCGATTCCGCCACTCTCGCCGAAACCATCGCGCTCATCTCGGCCATCACCGAGCTCCCGATCGACCAGAGATTGGCCATCACGGGTTCCATGAACCAGTGGGGCGAAGCTCAGCCGATCGGCGGCGCCAACGAGAAGATCGAAGGCCACTTCGGTGTTCTCAAGCGCCGCGGCCTGCTCAAAGCCGGACACGGCGTGGTCCTGCCGAAGCAGAACCTCGACGATCTCATGCTCAAAGAAGAGCTCGTCGAAGCCCAGCGGCAAGGCCTCTACCAGGTCTATGCCGTCTCAACCCTCGATGAAGCGCTGGAGATCTTCCTCGGCCGTCCGGCCGCGGAGATCCACAAGCTCGTCGAAGAGAAACTCGCCGGTCTGAACGGCGAGGATAAGGGACCGCTCACGTTCTTCCGCAAGCTGTTCCGCCGGAACCAGAAACCCGGCGTGCCCAGCAATAGCTGA
- a CDS encoding SDR family oxidoreductase yields the protein MGKSKKSFLEQLVFITGGGTGIGQALAREFVSKGARVIIAGRRADVLAKTAAEIGPACTTCVLDVSDSDAVATTMAEIQRTHGEIDILVNNAGICLIADTREYSLLDWQKIIGVDLYGTIFCLQSVYKMMCERRHGQIVNISSAGGLLPTPFFTAYSAAKFGVVGLSLSLRIEAAMYGVKVNVVCPGLVATDIQATTEMRSIADRQKVVQDMPGPIATSEAVAKQIIVGIERDMPLILPAVARWIHLAYRLFPGLITALMAQTAKKMPFVR from the coding sequence ATGGGGAAATCAAAAAAATCGTTCCTTGAACAACTCGTCTTCATCACCGGCGGAGGTACTGGCATCGGCCAGGCTCTCGCCCGCGAATTCGTGAGCAAGGGTGCGCGAGTCATCATCGCCGGACGTCGAGCTGATGTCTTGGCAAAAACGGCCGCTGAAATCGGTCCCGCCTGCACGACCTGCGTGCTGGACGTCAGCGACAGCGACGCCGTCGCGACGACGATGGCGGAGATCCAACGGACGCACGGTGAGATCGACATCCTGGTCAACAACGCCGGGATTTGCCTCATCGCCGACACGCGCGAGTACTCGCTGCTCGATTGGCAGAAGATAATCGGGGTGGATCTGTACGGCACGATCTTCTGCCTCCAGTCGGTGTACAAGATGATGTGTGAGCGGAGGCATGGACAGATCGTCAACATCTCTTCCGCCGGCGGCCTGTTGCCGACCCCGTTTTTTACCGCGTACAGCGCTGCGAAATTCGGCGTCGTCGGCCTCTCGCTCTCGCTGCGAATCGAAGCGGCGATGTACGGCGTGAAAGTGAACGTCGTGTGTCCGGGGCTGGTAGCGACAGACATTCAGGCAACTACCGAGATGAGATCGATTGCCGACCGACAGAAGGTGGTCCAGGATATGCCGGGCCCCATCGCCACGTCGGAGGCGGTCGCCAAGCAGATCATCGTGGGCATCGAACGCGATATGCCCCTCATCCTGCCGGCAGTCGCTCGATGGATACATCTCGCGTACCGCCTCTTCCCCGGCCTGATCACCGCGCTGATGGCGCAAACCGCAAAAAAGATGCCTTTCGTACGCTAG
- a CDS encoding acyl-CoA dehydrogenase family protein, translated as MTETKSKKEVRGAAFLVDRNDSQSVCTPEDFSEEQRSIGEAVADFMKQEVTPKVAALEEHDYELLTGLIRQAGELGLLGVDLPEEFGGLGQDLTTSALVLEAIGGCGSGSYATAVGAHSGIGTWPILYFGNEEQKRRFLPGIVSGGLIAAYALTESSSGSDALAAKCKAVLSPDGKHYVVNGEKVFITNAKIADIFTVFVKIDGDNAKMACLVIEKGTPGLSIDREEHKMGIRGSSTCRLVFEDALVPAENLLGTIGKGHKIVLNTLNLGRFKLGAGAVGAIKSSVNSAVQYASERKQFGKPLLDFDGIRAKIADMVVAGWVGESMVFRTAGLLSSRLHGAKTPEEATKAIEEYTVECSLVKVGLSEMLGNVADEMVQVYGGYGYVEEYPASRMYRDSRINRIFEGTNEINRMLAVGEVLKRHLQGRIDLVGAAKGQAAAAVKRGRKSTLAKGLATAKQLRSFAEFAVRRAADQLPFSVTRTRQVIEPGPKALRPAFDAVRSAVLYALGEAMMTLQAKLKDEQQLLFALADLLLAVFAMESALLRYEKLAAAGADAKLAEAVVRAYFCHAQREAADKCVRVLSALSSGLERQNKVARVLDLLAAAPLDDLVALKRRIGDAAAEQGKYPF; from the coding sequence ATGACCGAAACCAAGAGCAAGAAAGAAGTTCGCGGCGCGGCATTTTTGGTCGATCGCAACGACAGCCAGAGCGTCTGTACGCCGGAGGATTTCTCCGAGGAACAGCGCAGCATCGGCGAAGCCGTGGCTGACTTCATGAAACAGGAAGTGACGCCGAAAGTCGCGGCTCTCGAAGAGCACGACTACGAGCTGCTCACAGGCCTGATCCGTCAGGCCGGCGAACTCGGACTGCTGGGCGTGGATCTGCCGGAGGAATTCGGCGGTCTCGGCCAGGATCTCACGACGTCGGCGCTGGTCCTCGAGGCCATCGGCGGCTGCGGGAGCGGTTCCTACGCCACGGCCGTGGGCGCGCACAGCGGCATCGGCACCTGGCCGATCCTGTACTTCGGCAACGAAGAGCAGAAGCGCCGCTTTTTGCCGGGCATCGTGTCCGGCGGTCTCATTGCCGCCTACGCGCTTACCGAGTCGAGCAGCGGCAGCGATGCCTTGGCGGCCAAGTGCAAGGCCGTGCTCTCGCCCGACGGCAAGCATTACGTCGTGAACGGCGAGAAGGTCTTCATCACCAATGCGAAGATCGCTGACATTTTCACGGTCTTCGTGAAGATTGACGGCGACAACGCCAAGATGGCCTGTCTCGTGATCGAGAAAGGGACGCCGGGTCTCAGCATCGATCGCGAAGAGCACAAGATGGGCATCCGCGGTTCGTCCACCTGCCGGCTCGTCTTCGAGGACGCGCTGGTGCCGGCGGAGAACCTGCTCGGGACCATCGGCAAGGGCCACAAGATCGTCCTGAACACGCTGAACCTCGGACGGTTCAAGCTCGGGGCGGGCGCGGTCGGCGCCATCAAGTCGTCCGTGAACTCCGCGGTGCAGTACGCTTCCGAACGCAAACAGTTCGGGAAGCCGCTGCTCGACTTCGACGGCATCCGGGCCAAGATCGCCGACATGGTGGTCGCGGGCTGGGTCGGCGAGTCCATGGTTTTCCGCACCGCCGGACTCCTGTCCAGCCGGCTCCATGGCGCCAAGACGCCGGAAGAGGCGACCAAGGCCATCGAGGAGTACACGGTCGAGTGTTCGCTGGTCAAAGTGGGACTCTCCGAGATGCTCGGCAACGTCGCCGACGAGATGGTGCAGGTCTACGGCGGCTACGGTTACGTCGAGGAATACCCGGCGTCCCGCATGTACCGCGACTCGCGCATCAACCGCATCTTCGAGGGTACCAACGAGATCAACCGCATGCTCGCGGTCGGCGAGGTCCTCAAACGCCATCTCCAGGGCCGGATCGATCTCGTCGGCGCGGCCAAAGGCCAGGCGGCCGCGGCTGTGAAGCGCGGACGCAAGAGCACTCTGGCCAAGGGTTTGGCCACGGCCAAGCAGCTGCGCTCCTTCGCGGAGTTCGCTGTTCGCCGCGCCGCCGATCAACTGCCGTTCTCGGTCACGAGGACGCGCCAGGTCATCGAGCCCGGACCGAAGGCGCTTCGTCCGGCGTTCGACGCCGTGCGCTCAGCCGTGCTTTACGCGCTCGGCGAGGCGATGATGACGCTGCAGGCCAAGCTCAAGGACGAGCAGCAGCTGCTGTTCGCTCTGGCTGATCTGCTGCTCGCGGTCTTCGCCATGGAATCGGCGCTGCTGCGGTACGAGAAGCTGGCGGCTGCCGGAGCCGACGCGAAGCTCGCCGAAGCGGTCGTGCGCGCTTACTTCTGCCACGCGCAGCGGGAAGCGGCGGACAAGTGCGTCCGCGTTCTTTCAGCGCTCAGCTCCGGACTCGAGCGGCAGAACAAGGTCGCGCGAGTCCTGGATCTGCTGGCGGCGGCGCCTCTCGACGATCTCGTCGCGCTCAAGCGCCGCATCGGCGACGCCGCGGCGGAACAGGGGAAATACCCGTTCTAG